The Aeromicrobium sp. Leaf245 genome includes a region encoding these proteins:
- a CDS encoding NUDIX hydrolase, with the protein MSLHTSAVHTLEAWTAPDGDQEALRLRYLEHLATAPDGMLRSCRPDHVTVSALVITADAERVLLVRHAKAGLWLQTGGHCEPEDVDVVGAGAREALEETGIEGLRLDPVPLRLSRHAVPFCSPGGHHLDVQLLAVAPVGAEPVVAEGEDPVRWFGVDEAVEPTDADTLALIAAARTRLRGTPRP; encoded by the coding sequence GTGAGCCTGCACACCAGTGCCGTCCACACCCTCGAGGCGTGGACGGCGCCCGACGGCGACCAGGAGGCGCTCCGCCTGCGGTACCTGGAGCACCTGGCGACAGCACCCGACGGCATGCTGCGCTCGTGCCGCCCCGACCATGTGACCGTGAGCGCCCTGGTGATCACGGCCGACGCCGAGCGCGTGCTGCTCGTGCGGCACGCCAAGGCCGGGTTGTGGCTGCAGACCGGCGGTCACTGCGAGCCGGAGGACGTCGACGTCGTCGGTGCCGGCGCTCGTGAGGCACTCGAGGAGACCGGCATCGAGGGGCTGCGGCTGGATCCCGTCCCGCTCAGGCTGTCGCGCCACGCCGTGCCGTTCTGCTCCCCCGGCGGACACCACCTCGACGTGCAGCTGCTCGCCGTGGCGCCGGTCGGGGCCGAGCCCGTGGTGGCCGAGGGCGAGGACCCGGTGCGCTGGTTCGGCGTGGACGAGGCCGTGGAGCCGACCGACGCCGACACGCTCGCCCTCATCGCTGCTGCCAGGACACGCCTTCGAGGAACCCCTCGGCCTTGA
- a CDS encoding YgjP-like metallopeptidase domain-containing protein, protein MGEVEIRRSARRRRTIQAYRDGDRTIVLVPAHLTPEQEREEVARLVARLDARAERSPRSDAALMARALELSERYLEGRARPTSVRWVTNQSTRWGSCTASTGAIRISHRVRDMPDYVVDHVVLHELAHLVEANHSRRFWALLEGYPHAVKAEGFLEGVSWQQR, encoded by the coding sequence GTGGGCGAGGTGGAGATCAGGCGCAGTGCGCGACGTCGGCGGACCATCCAGGCGTACCGCGACGGCGACCGGACGATCGTGCTCGTGCCGGCGCACCTCACCCCCGAGCAGGAGCGCGAGGAGGTGGCCCGTCTCGTCGCGCGCCTCGACGCCCGAGCCGAGCGGTCACCGCGCAGCGACGCCGCCCTCATGGCGCGGGCGCTCGAGCTCTCCGAGCGGTACCTGGAGGGCCGTGCCCGACCCACGTCGGTGCGGTGGGTCACGAACCAGAGCACGCGCTGGGGCTCGTGCACTGCGTCCACCGGGGCCATCCGCATCTCCCACCGGGTCCGGGACATGCCCGACTACGTCGTCGACCACGTGGTCCTGCACGAGCTCGCGCACCTCGTGGAGGCCAACCACTCACGGCGGTTCTGGGCGCTCCTCGAGGGCTACCCCCACGCGGTCAAGGCCGAGGGGTTCCTCGAAGGCGTGTCCTGGCAGCAGCGATGA
- a CDS encoding DUF5679 domain-containing protein: MSETWSGEFYCVKCKDKREATGDVVVSEKGTRMAKGTCPECGTKLNRILGKA; the protein is encoded by the coding sequence ATGTCGGAGACCTGGAGCGGCGAGTTCTACTGCGTCAAGTGCAAGGACAAGCGCGAGGCCACGGGCGACGTCGTCGTCAGCGAGAAGGGCACCCGGATGGCGAAGGGCACCTGCCCGGAGTGCGGCACCAAGCTGAACCGCATCCTCGGCAAGGCCTGA
- a CDS encoding AarF/ABC1/UbiB kinase family protein: MTHDEDEVEPTDGGSSRRSRSSLPVGAFTRGARLAALPVGFAGRTALGVGRRIGGAPADAVVTEVQRRTAEQVFTVLGQLKGGAMKVGQAMSIFEAALPEEIAAPYRETLTKLQDAAPPMPVAVVHRQLVAELGEDWRERLVEIGDQPAAAASIGQVHRGRWHDGREVAVKIQYPGAAKALRSDLRQLSRISRLLGVLAPGIDVKALLAELEERVVEELDYRLEATAQQRFHEEYRDDPDLMVPAVVDGTERVLVSEWMESTSSLAELIRSGSQADRDLYGSRYVRFLLASPDRVGMLHADPHPGNFRILPDGRLGIVDFGAVAHLPDGLPRALGPLLTAAVSGDAEAVTDGLRGEGFLRPGTKIDPEVMAAYVAPFVEPAVAEEFTFSRAWLRDQATRVGLGGEGMSTSLKINLPPEYLLIHRVWIGGVGVLCQLGATAPFRSILEESVPGFVPSSWAPPE, encoded by the coding sequence GTGACCCATGACGAGGACGAGGTCGAGCCCACCGACGGTGGTTCGAGCCGACGCTCGCGCTCGTCACTGCCTGTCGGTGCCTTCACGCGTGGGGCCAGGCTCGCGGCCCTCCCCGTGGGCTTCGCGGGGCGGACGGCCCTCGGCGTCGGACGTCGCATCGGCGGTGCTCCCGCCGACGCCGTGGTCACCGAGGTGCAGCGCCGCACCGCTGAGCAGGTGTTCACCGTGCTCGGTCAGCTCAAGGGCGGGGCGATGAAGGTCGGCCAGGCCATGAGCATCTTCGAGGCCGCCCTCCCCGAGGAGATCGCCGCGCCCTACCGCGAGACCCTCACCAAGCTCCAGGACGCCGCGCCGCCGATGCCCGTGGCCGTCGTGCACCGCCAGCTCGTCGCCGAGCTGGGCGAGGACTGGCGGGAGCGGCTCGTGGAGATCGGTGACCAGCCGGCCGCGGCCGCGTCCATCGGCCAGGTGCACCGCGGGCGCTGGCACGACGGCCGCGAGGTCGCCGTCAAGATCCAGTACCCGGGTGCGGCGAAGGCACTGCGGTCGGACCTGCGCCAGCTCTCGAGGATCTCGCGGCTCCTCGGTGTCCTCGCACCGGGCATCGACGTCAAGGCCCTCCTCGCCGAGCTGGAGGAGCGGGTGGTCGAGGAGCTCGACTACCGGCTCGAGGCCACGGCGCAGCAGCGCTTCCACGAGGAGTACCGCGACGACCCCGACCTCATGGTCCCGGCCGTCGTCGACGGCACCGAGCGCGTGCTCGTGAGCGAGTGGATGGAGAGCACGAGCTCGCTCGCCGAGCTGATCCGCTCCGGCAGCCAGGCCGACCGCGACCTCTACGGTTCGCGGTACGTGCGGTTCCTGCTCGCGAGCCCCGATCGCGTGGGCATGCTGCACGCCGATCCGCACCCCGGCAACTTCCGGATCCTGCCCGACGGGCGCCTGGGGATCGTCGACTTCGGTGCGGTCGCCCACCTCCCCGACGGGCTCCCCCGCGCCCTGGGACCGCTGCTCACGGCCGCCGTCTCCGGTGATGCCGAGGCGGTGACCGACGGTCTGCGCGGCGAGGGATTCCTGCGGCCCGGCACGAAGATCGACCCCGAGGTGATGGCCGCCTACGTCGCGCCGTTCGTCGAGCCCGCCGTGGCCGAGGAGTTCACCTTCTCGCGGGCCTGGCTGCGCGACCAGGCCACCCGGGTGGGTCTCGGCGGCGAGGGCATGTCGACGTCGCTGAAGATCAACCTGCCGCCGGAGTACCTGCTGATCCACCGGGTGTGGATCGGCGGCGTCGGCGTGCTCTGCCAGCTCGGTGCCACCGCCCCGTTCCGCTCGATCCTGGAGGAGTCCGTCCCGGGGTTCGTCCCCTCCTCGTGGGCACCGCCCGAGTGA